The Fundulus heteroclitus isolate FHET01 chromosome 13, MU-UCD_Fhet_4.1, whole genome shotgun sequence genome contains a region encoding:
- the serinc2 gene encoding serine incorporator 2, whose protein sequence is MGACLALGSLASCASCLCGSASCLLSSCCPSTYNSTISRLAFSFLLLLGTLVSIIMILPGMEENLKKIPGFCVDGTSIPGIHSRVNCDIIVGYKSVYRMCFAMACFFLLFSIIMIRVRSSKDPRAAIQNGFWFFKFLALVGLTVGAFFIPDGTFTTVWYYFGVVGSFIFIIIQLILLVDCVHSWNQSWLEKAENGNRKCWFAALLSFTFVFYAVAFSAVVLFYVFYTQPDDCTEHKVFISLNLIFCIVVSVVSILPKVQDAQPTSGLLQASVISLYTMYLTWSAMTNNPNKKCNPSLLSLVQPSSSTPAPPGPTPLPGNVQWWDAQSVVGLVIFLFCTLYASIRSSNNTQVNKLMQTEEGQGLTADPEASVGDDGVRRAVDNEEDGVTYSYSFFHFSLLLASLYIMMTLTNWYKPNTDYETMQTSMPAVWVKISSSWLGLALYLWTLVAPLVLPDRDFN, encoded by the exons ATGGGAGCTTGCTTGGCTTTGGGTTCCCTCGCTAGCTGT GCTTCCTGTTTGTGCGGCTCGGCCTCCTGCCTTTTGTCGTCATGCTGCCCGTCCACGTACAACTCGACCATCAGCCGGCTGGCTTtctccttcctgctgctgctgggaacACTGGTGTCCATCATCATGATCCTTCCGGGCATGGAGGAAAATCTTAAAAAG ATTCCAGGTTTCTGTGTGGATGGCACCAGTATACCTGGCATACACAGCCGCGTGAACTGTGACATCATCGTGGGCTACAAGTCTGTGTACCGCATGTGCTTCGCCATGGCctgcttcttcctcctcttctccatcATCATGATCCGAGTGCGCAGCAGCAAGGACCCCCGAGCTGCCATCCAAAACGG ATTCTGGTTCTTCAAGTTTCTGGCGTTGGTTGGCCTCACTGTGGGAGCGTTCTTCATCCCCGATGGCACCTTTACCACCG TGTGGTATTACTTCGGCGTAGTCGGctccttcatcttcatcatcatccagCTCATCCTGCTGGTCGACTGCGTGCATTCCTGGAACCAGTCGTGGCTGGAGAAGGCAGAAAACGGAAACAGAAAGTGCTGGTTTGCAG ctctcCTGTCGTTCACCTTCGTCTTCTACGCCGTGGCCTTTTCGGCCGTTGTCCTCTTCTACGTGTTCTACACCCAGCCGGACGACTGCACAGAGCACAAGGTCTTCATCAGCCTCAACCTCATCTTCTGCATCGTCGTGTCCGTCGTGTCCATTCTGCCCAAAGTTCAG GACGCTCAGCCCACTTCAGGCTTGCTCCAGGCGTCCGTCATCAGCCTTTACACCATGTACCTGACCTGGTCCGCCATGACCAACAACCCCA ACAAGAAGTGCAACCCCAGCCTGTTGAGTCTGGTCCAGCCCAGCAGTTCCACTCCAGCACCTCCGGGCCCCACTCCACTTCCAGGAAACGTGCAGTGGTGGGACGCACAGAGCGTTGTGGGACTCGTCATCTTCCTGTTCTGCACACTTTATGCCAG CATCCGCTCCTCCAACAACACCCAAGTGAACAAGCTGATGCAGACGGAGGAGGGCCAGGGTCTGACCGCTGATCCCGAGGCCTCGGTGGGGGATGACGGAGTGCGCCGTGCCGTGGACAACGAAGAGGACGGAGTGACCTACAGCTACTCGTTCTTCCACTTCAGCCTCCTTCTGGCCTCTCTCTACATCATGATGACCCTGACTAACTGGTATAA ACCCAACACTGACTATGAGACCATGCAGACCTCCATGCCAGCTGTGTGGGTGAAGATCAGCTCCAGCTGGCTCGGCTTGGCCCTCTACCTTTGGACCCTGGTGGCACCGCTGGTGCTTCCTGATCGAGACTTCAATTAA